From a single Falco peregrinus isolate bFalPer1 chromosome 10, bFalPer1.pri, whole genome shotgun sequence genomic region:
- the ZNF644 gene encoding zinc finger protein 644 isoform X3 encodes MDDLEINTEVTGAKEEEEILCGDNFISEEEGGIPKPQESDTSFQKNSTLTLPEELSRDRSEKALSGGQTSLFIHAGAPTVSSENFILSRGTAVNGPVSHSTSTKTSIMNKGSVSLTTGQPVGHHTDSCSTLTVVHDLQLPAKSATQKSNQHQVLFLLPDVAHAKNLTHSIKNLPTSASIGCDSQKSVGNSVDSTLVGQVEVCEDDKNLLVKDDCVDTLTDISSGTGGFTSGCDPSWDPQKEFIQFLMTNEETMEKSPIHCKVGLEKKRKRKMDVSKITRYTEDCFGHTSCIPSKSKLLDVDFLEQNEELQIVEPQKYSLSKVKPESTDEELEAVDAIQQLIYSPTSNCAEDTSPVHTSTFLSNTLKNKCEQNDSESPSTFSTDEPSFYPCTKCNVNFREKKHLHRHMMYHLDGNSHFRHLNVPRPYACRECGRTFRDRNSLLKHMIIHQERRQKLMEEIRELKELQDEGRSARLQCPQCVFGTNCPKTFVQHAKTHEKDKRYYCCEECNFMAVTENELECHRGIAHGAVVKCSIIGSDMSQRKTQKKASLKDPYLGSSKKSSTYVCKMCPFTTSARSILKKHMEYLHPASCIDPFGSHLRLEKRKGSIIEESLDFGSRTKQLIKQSSTFPKNSVLKQDVKRSFGSASQSTSFAKLHKRPYRIQKARKSVSQSSKLNSAEKKDSYETEDDSSWDNVELCDYTTQSVEDESYSDINQEHVNLFPIFKGKMEDHEAGDKSSLSYEQNDGFYFEYYEDAEGSNFLHDLHDPQNLENVGSALPKHNSVFHWTDLSLEKKSCPYCPATFETGVGLSNHVRGHLHRAGLSYEARHVVSPEQIATSDKMQHFKRTGTGTPVKRVRKAIEKSETTSEHTCQLCGGWFDTKIGLSNHVRGHLKRLGKTKWDAHKSPICVLNEMMQNEEKYEKILKALNSRRIIPRPFVAQKFASNDDFLSQNVIPLEAYHNGLKTEDTSVSASEEEGLNFLNECDETKAVLHDEKKNQSLTLIELLKNKRLGEERNPDISPQKIHNQTARKRFVQKCVLPLNEDSPLMYQPQKMDLTMQSEVILAISVSLPPTTLGYCLYIQTAFIVAVRKNAVEPHLPNDGLTQGLKEFSLALDCKQKKSRSRSGSKKKMLPLPHSADEVYILRCRFCGLVFRGPLSVQEDWIKHLQRHIVNANLPRTGAGMVEVTSLLKKPASITETSFSLLMAEAAS; translated from the exons ATGGATGATTTAGAGATAAATACTGAAGTCACTGGTGctaaagaagaagaagaaatcctATGTGGTGATAATTTCATATCTGAGGAAGAAGGTGGCATTCCTAAACCACAAGAGAGCGACACGTCGTTTCAGAAGAACAGTACATTGACTCTGCCTGAGGAGTTATCAAGGGATAGATCTGAAAAAGCCTTAAGCGGAGGCCAGACTTCTCTATTTATACACGCTGGTGCTCCTACTGTTTCTAGCGAAAACTTTATCTTGTCTAGAGGAACTGCTGTTAATGGACCAGTTTCACACTCCACCTCAACTAAGACTTCCATTATGAATAAAGGCAGTGTTTCATTAACCACTGGACAGCCTGTAGGTCATCACACAGATTCCTGCTCAACTTTGACAGTGGTTCATGATCTTCAGCTGCCTGCAAAGAGTGCAACACAGAAATCAAATCAGCaccaagttttatttttgttacctgATGTAGCACATGCTAAGAACCTGACTCATTCCATTAAAAATCTACCTACCTCTGCTTCAATTGGTTGTGATTCACAGAAATCAGTAGGAAATAGTGTAGATAGCACTTTAGTAGGCCAAGTAGAAGTTTGTGAGGATGATAAAAATCTACTAGTAAAAGACGACTGTGTTGATACATTAACAGACATTTCCTCAGGTACAGGTGGTTTCACATCGGGTTGTGATCCCAGCTGGGATCCACAAAAAGAGTTTATACAGTTTCTTATgacaaatgaagaaacaatgGAGAAGTCTCCTATTCACTGTAAAGTAGGCTTAGAAAAAAAGcgaaaaaggaaaatggatgtTAGTAAAATAACACGCTATACTGAAGACTGTTTTGGTCATACCAGTTGTATTCCTAGTAAATCGAAACTATTAGATGTTGACTTCTTAGAGCAGAATGAGGAGTTACAAATAGTAGAACCGCAGAAATATTCATTGAGTAAAGTAAAGCCTGAATCCACAGATGAAGAGCTTGAAGCTGTTGATGCTATCCAGCAGCTCATTTATAGTCCCACTAGTAACTGTGCAGAAGATACTTCTCCTGTTCACACTAGCACTTTTCTTTccaatactttaaaaaacaaatgtgaacAGAATGATTCTGAATCGCCATCTACTTTCAGTACTGATGAACCATCATTTTATCCCTGTACAAAGTGCAATGTGAATTTTAGGGAGAAGAAACATCTGCATAGGCATATGATGTACCATTTAGATGGGAACAGTCATTTCCGACATCTCAATGTCCCCAGGCCCTATGCATGTAGGGAATGTGGAAGGACATTTCGAGATCGTAATTCACTTCTTAAACATATGATAATTCACcaggaaagaaggcagaaactGATGGAAGAAATCCGTGAGCTGAAAGAGCTTCAGGATGAGGGTAGGAGCGCACGGTTACAGTGTCCACAGTGTGTATTTGGTACCAATTGTCCCAAAACGTTTGTGCAGCATGCAAAGACCcatgaaaaagataaaagatatTATTGCTGTGAGGAATGCAATTTCATGGCTGTGACAGAAAATGAACTGGAATGCCATCGAGGGATCGCTCATGGAGCAGTAGTCAAATGTTCCATTATCGGTAGCGATATGTCccagaggaaaacacagaaaaaggcatccttGAAAGATCCATATTTGGGATCCTCAAAAAAATCATCAACGTATGTGTGTAAGATGTGTCCATTTACTACTTCAGctagaagcattttaaaaaaacacatggaaTATTTGCACCCAGCATCGTGCATTGATCCCTTTGGTAGCCATCTTAgactagaaaaaagaaaaggaagcataaTAGAAGAATCTTTAGATTTTGGTAGCAGGACAAAACAGTTGATCAAACAATCTTCTACTTTTCCAAAGAactctgttttaaaacaggatGTAAAAAGATCATTTGGCTCTGCTTCACAGTCCACTAGCTTCGCAAAACTTCACAAGAGACCCTACAGGATACAGAAGGCTCGGAAAAGCGTTTCACAGTCATCT AAACTTaactctgctgaaaaaaaagacagctatGAAACGGAGGATGACAGTTCATGGGATAATGTTGAACTATGTGATTACACTACACAGTCTGTGGAGGATGAATCTTACAGTGATATTAATCAGGAGCATGTAAACCTATTCCCCATATTCAAAGGTAAAATGGAAGATCATGAAGCTGGTGATAAATCTTCACTTAGTTATGAGCAGAATGATGGCTTTTATTTTGAGTATTATGAAGATGCTGAGGGTAGTAACTTCCTGCATGATTTGCATGATCCTCAGAATTTAGAAAATGTAGGATCAGCATTGCCAAAGCATAATTCAGTTTTCCACTGGACGGATTTGTCGCTTGAAAAGAAGTCCTGTCCGTACTGTCCAGCAACCTTCGAAACAGGTGTTGGACTGTCCAATCATGTCAGAGGACATCTTCACAGAGCCGGACTGAGCTATGAAGCCCGTCATGTTGTTTCACCAGAACAGATAGCAACAAGTGacaaaatgcaacattttaaaagaactggAACAGGAACGCCTGTTAAACGTGTTAGAAAAG cGATCGAGAAATCTGAAACAACTTCTGAGCATACATGTCAGCTCTGTGGAGGCTGGTTTGATACTAAAATTGGATTGTCTAATCATGTGCGAGGACACCTGAAAAGGCTTGGTAAAACCAAGTGGGACGCACACAAGTCTCCGATCTGTGTTCTGAATGAGATGATGCAAAATGAAGAGAAGTATGAAAAAATCCTAAAGGCTTTGAACAGTCGCCGCATTATTCCCAGACCGTTTGTTGCTCAGAAATTTGCATCAAATGATGACTTTTTATCTCAGAATGTTATACCTCTTGAAGCATACCATAATGGCCTAAAGACTGAAGATACATCTGTGTCTGCATCGGAGGAAGAAGGGCTGAATTTCCTAAATGAATGTgatgaaacaaaagcagtactacatgatgaaaaaaaaaatcagtcactTACACTGATAGAACTCCTGAAAAATAAGAGGttaggagaagaaagaaatcctgATATTTCTCCACAAAAGATTCATAATCAAACTGCAAGAAAGAGGTTTGTTCAGAAATGTGTTCTTCCATTAAATGAAGACAGTCCATTGATGTATCAGCCACAAAAAATGGACTTGACTATGCAGTCAG AAGTTATCTTGGccatttctgtctctctccccCCCACCACCTTGGGTTACTGCCTTTATATCCAGACTGCTTTCATTGTTGCTGtcagaaaaaatgctgttgagCCTCATCTTCCTAATGATGGTTTGACCCAGGGTCTGAAGGAATTCTCTTTAG CTTTAGACTGTAAGCAAAAGAAGTCAAGGTCAAGATCcggaagcaagaaaaaaatgctgcctttACCTCATAGTGCTGACGAAGTTTACATACTCAGATGCAG GTTTTGTGGTCTGGTCTTTCGAGGACCTTTGTCTGTTCAAGAAGACTGGATAAAGCACTTGCAGCGACACATTGTCAACGCAAATCTTCCACGGACTGGAGCTGGCATGGTTGAAGTCACATCACTACTTAAAAAGCCTGCTTCAATTActgaaacttcattttctttactgaTGGCAGAAGCAGCATCATAG
- the ZNF644 gene encoding zinc finger protein 644 isoform X2 produces MDDLEINTEVTGAKEEEEILCGDNFISEEEGGIPKPQESDTSFQKNSTLTLPEELSRDRSEKALSGGQTSLFIHAGAPTVSSENFILSRGTAVNGPVSHSTSTKTSIMNKGSVSLTTGQPVGHHTDSCSTLTVVHDLQLPAKSATQKSNQHQVLFLLPDVAHAKNLTHSIKNLPTSASIGCDSQKSVGNSVDSTLVGQVEVCEDDKNLLVKDDCVDTLTDISSGTGGFTSGCDPSWDPQKEFIQFLMTNEETMEKSPIHCKVGLEKKRKRKMDVSKITRYTEDCFGHTSCIPSKSKLLDVDFLEQNEELQIVEPQKYSLSKVKPESTDEELEAVDAIQQLIYSPTSNCAEDTSPVHTSTFLSNTLKNKCEQNDSESPSTFSTDEPSFYPCTKCNVNFREKKHLHRHMMYHLDGNSHFRHLNVPRPYACRECGRTFRDRNSLLKHMIIHQERRQKLMEEIRELKELQDEGRSARLQCPQCVFGTNCPKTFVQHAKTHEKDKRYYCCEECNFMAVTENELECHRGIAHGAVVKCSIIGSDMSQRKTQKKASLKDPYLGSSKKSSTYVCKMCPFTTSARSILKKHMEYLHPASCIDPFGSHLRLEKRKGSIIEESLDFGSRTKQLIKQSSTFPKNSVLKQDVKRSFGSASQSTSFAKLHKRPYRIQKARKSVSQSSKLNSAEKKDSYETEDDSSWDNVELCDYTTQSVEDESYSDINQEHVNLFPIFKGKMEDHEAGDKSSLSYEQNDGFYFEYYEDAEGSNFLHDLHDPQNLENVGSALPKHNSVFHWTDLSLEKKSCPYCPATFETGVGLSNHVRGHLHRAGLSYEARHVVSPEQIATSDKMQHFKRTGTGTPVKRVRKAIEKSETTSEHTCQLCGGWFDTKIGLSNHVRGHLKRLGKTKWDAHKSPICVLNEMMQNEEKYEKILKALNSRRIIPRPFVAQKFASNDDFLSQNVIPLEAYHNGLKTEDTSVSASEEEGLNFLNECDETKAVLHDEKKNQSLTLIELLKNKRLGEERNPDISPQKIHNQTARKRFVQKCVLPLNEDSPLMYQPQKMDLTMQSGMPVKLRTCVHCNTTFTSAVSLSNHLRAYARKKSAGLLTGTEVILAISVSLPPTTLGYCLYIQTAFIVAVRKNAVEPHLPNDGLTQGLKEFSLALDCKQKKSRSRSGSKKKMLPLPHSADEVYILRCRFCGLVFRGPLSVQEDWIKHLQRHIVNANLPRTGAGMVEVTSLLKKPASITETSFSLLMAEAAS; encoded by the exons ATGGATGATTTAGAGATAAATACTGAAGTCACTGGTGctaaagaagaagaagaaatcctATGTGGTGATAATTTCATATCTGAGGAAGAAGGTGGCATTCCTAAACCACAAGAGAGCGACACGTCGTTTCAGAAGAACAGTACATTGACTCTGCCTGAGGAGTTATCAAGGGATAGATCTGAAAAAGCCTTAAGCGGAGGCCAGACTTCTCTATTTATACACGCTGGTGCTCCTACTGTTTCTAGCGAAAACTTTATCTTGTCTAGAGGAACTGCTGTTAATGGACCAGTTTCACACTCCACCTCAACTAAGACTTCCATTATGAATAAAGGCAGTGTTTCATTAACCACTGGACAGCCTGTAGGTCATCACACAGATTCCTGCTCAACTTTGACAGTGGTTCATGATCTTCAGCTGCCTGCAAAGAGTGCAACACAGAAATCAAATCAGCaccaagttttatttttgttacctgATGTAGCACATGCTAAGAACCTGACTCATTCCATTAAAAATCTACCTACCTCTGCTTCAATTGGTTGTGATTCACAGAAATCAGTAGGAAATAGTGTAGATAGCACTTTAGTAGGCCAAGTAGAAGTTTGTGAGGATGATAAAAATCTACTAGTAAAAGACGACTGTGTTGATACATTAACAGACATTTCCTCAGGTACAGGTGGTTTCACATCGGGTTGTGATCCCAGCTGGGATCCACAAAAAGAGTTTATACAGTTTCTTATgacaaatgaagaaacaatgGAGAAGTCTCCTATTCACTGTAAAGTAGGCTTAGAAAAAAAGcgaaaaaggaaaatggatgtTAGTAAAATAACACGCTATACTGAAGACTGTTTTGGTCATACCAGTTGTATTCCTAGTAAATCGAAACTATTAGATGTTGACTTCTTAGAGCAGAATGAGGAGTTACAAATAGTAGAACCGCAGAAATATTCATTGAGTAAAGTAAAGCCTGAATCCACAGATGAAGAGCTTGAAGCTGTTGATGCTATCCAGCAGCTCATTTATAGTCCCACTAGTAACTGTGCAGAAGATACTTCTCCTGTTCACACTAGCACTTTTCTTTccaatactttaaaaaacaaatgtgaacAGAATGATTCTGAATCGCCATCTACTTTCAGTACTGATGAACCATCATTTTATCCCTGTACAAAGTGCAATGTGAATTTTAGGGAGAAGAAACATCTGCATAGGCATATGATGTACCATTTAGATGGGAACAGTCATTTCCGACATCTCAATGTCCCCAGGCCCTATGCATGTAGGGAATGTGGAAGGACATTTCGAGATCGTAATTCACTTCTTAAACATATGATAATTCACcaggaaagaaggcagaaactGATGGAAGAAATCCGTGAGCTGAAAGAGCTTCAGGATGAGGGTAGGAGCGCACGGTTACAGTGTCCACAGTGTGTATTTGGTACCAATTGTCCCAAAACGTTTGTGCAGCATGCAAAGACCcatgaaaaagataaaagatatTATTGCTGTGAGGAATGCAATTTCATGGCTGTGACAGAAAATGAACTGGAATGCCATCGAGGGATCGCTCATGGAGCAGTAGTCAAATGTTCCATTATCGGTAGCGATATGTCccagaggaaaacacagaaaaaggcatccttGAAAGATCCATATTTGGGATCCTCAAAAAAATCATCAACGTATGTGTGTAAGATGTGTCCATTTACTACTTCAGctagaagcattttaaaaaaacacatggaaTATTTGCACCCAGCATCGTGCATTGATCCCTTTGGTAGCCATCTTAgactagaaaaaagaaaaggaagcataaTAGAAGAATCTTTAGATTTTGGTAGCAGGACAAAACAGTTGATCAAACAATCTTCTACTTTTCCAAAGAactctgttttaaaacaggatGTAAAAAGATCATTTGGCTCTGCTTCACAGTCCACTAGCTTCGCAAAACTTCACAAGAGACCCTACAGGATACAGAAGGCTCGGAAAAGCGTTTCACAGTCATCT AAACTTaactctgctgaaaaaaaagacagctatGAAACGGAGGATGACAGTTCATGGGATAATGTTGAACTATGTGATTACACTACACAGTCTGTGGAGGATGAATCTTACAGTGATATTAATCAGGAGCATGTAAACCTATTCCCCATATTCAAAGGTAAAATGGAAGATCATGAAGCTGGTGATAAATCTTCACTTAGTTATGAGCAGAATGATGGCTTTTATTTTGAGTATTATGAAGATGCTGAGGGTAGTAACTTCCTGCATGATTTGCATGATCCTCAGAATTTAGAAAATGTAGGATCAGCATTGCCAAAGCATAATTCAGTTTTCCACTGGACGGATTTGTCGCTTGAAAAGAAGTCCTGTCCGTACTGTCCAGCAACCTTCGAAACAGGTGTTGGACTGTCCAATCATGTCAGAGGACATCTTCACAGAGCCGGACTGAGCTATGAAGCCCGTCATGTTGTTTCACCAGAACAGATAGCAACAAGTGacaaaatgcaacattttaaaagaactggAACAGGAACGCCTGTTAAACGTGTTAGAAAAG cGATCGAGAAATCTGAAACAACTTCTGAGCATACATGTCAGCTCTGTGGAGGCTGGTTTGATACTAAAATTGGATTGTCTAATCATGTGCGAGGACACCTGAAAAGGCTTGGTAAAACCAAGTGGGACGCACACAAGTCTCCGATCTGTGTTCTGAATGAGATGATGCAAAATGAAGAGAAGTATGAAAAAATCCTAAAGGCTTTGAACAGTCGCCGCATTATTCCCAGACCGTTTGTTGCTCAGAAATTTGCATCAAATGATGACTTTTTATCTCAGAATGTTATACCTCTTGAAGCATACCATAATGGCCTAAAGACTGAAGATACATCTGTGTCTGCATCGGAGGAAGAAGGGCTGAATTTCCTAAATGAATGTgatgaaacaaaagcagtactacatgatgaaaaaaaaaatcagtcactTACACTGATAGAACTCCTGAAAAATAAGAGGttaggagaagaaagaaatcctgATATTTCTCCACAAAAGATTCATAATCAAACTGCAAGAAAGAGGTTTGTTCAGAAATGTGTTCTTCCATTAAATGAAGACAGTCCATTGATGTATCAGCCACAAAAAATGGACTTGACTATGCAGTCAG GTATGCCTGTGAAGCTTAGAACGTGTGTGCATTGCAATACGACGTTTACAAGTGCTGTTAGCCTGTCCAACCACTTACGCGCTTATGCACGAAAGAAGAGTGCTGGACTTTTGACTGGGACAG AAGTTATCTTGGccatttctgtctctctccccCCCACCACCTTGGGTTACTGCCTTTATATCCAGACTGCTTTCATTGTTGCTGtcagaaaaaatgctgttgagCCTCATCTTCCTAATGATGGTTTGACCCAGGGTCTGAAGGAATTCTCTTTAG CTTTAGACTGTAAGCAAAAGAAGTCAAGGTCAAGATCcggaagcaagaaaaaaatgctgcctttACCTCATAGTGCTGACGAAGTTTACATACTCAGATGCAG GTTTTGTGGTCTGGTCTTTCGAGGACCTTTGTCTGTTCAAGAAGACTGGATAAAGCACTTGCAGCGACACATTGTCAACGCAAATCTTCCACGGACTGGAGCTGGCATGGTTGAAGTCACATCACTACTTAAAAAGCCTGCTTCAATTActgaaacttcattttctttactgaTGGCAGAAGCAGCATCATAG
- the ZNF644 gene encoding zinc finger protein 644 isoform X6, which yields MDDLEINTEVTGAKEEEEILCGDNFISEEEGGIPKPQESDTSFQKNSTLTLPEELSRDRSEKALSGGQTSLFIHAGAPTVSSENFILSRGTAVNGPVSHSTSTKTSIMNKGSVSLTTGQPVGHHTDSCSTLTVVHDLQLPAKSATQKSNQHQVLFLLPDVAHAKNLTHSIKNLPTSASIGCDSQKSVGNSVDSTLVGQVEVCEDDKNLLVKDDCVDTLTDISSGTGGFTSGCDPSWDPQKEFIQFLMTNEETMEKSPIHCKVGLEKKRKRKMDVSKITRYTEDCFGHTSCIPSKSKLLDVDFLEQNEELQIVEPQKYSLSKVKPESTDEELEAVDAIQQLIYSPTSNCAEDTSPVHTSTFLSNTLKNKCEQNDSESPSTFSTDEPSFYPCTKCNVNFREKKHLHRHMMYHLDGNSHFRHLNVPRPYACRECGRTFRDRNSLLKHMIIHQERRQKLMEEIRELKELQDEGRSARLQCPQCVFGTNCPKTFVQHAKTHEKDKRYYCCEECNFMAVTENELECHRGIAHGAVVKCSIIGSDMSQRKTQKKASLKDPYLGSSKKSSTYVCKMCPFTTSARSILKKHMEYLHPASCIDPFGSHLRLEKRKGSIIEESLDFGSRTKQLIKQSSTFPKNSVLKQDVKRSFGSASQSTSFAKLHKRPYRIQKARKSVSQSSKLNSAEKKDSYETEDDSSWDNVELCDYTTQSVEDESYSDINQEHVNLFPIFKGKMEDHEAGDKSSLSYEQNDGFYFEYYEDAEGSNFLHDLHDPQNLENVGSALPKHNSVFHWTDLSLEKKSCPYCPATFETGVGLSNHVRGHLHRAGLSYEARHVVSPEQIATSDKMQHFKRTGTGTPVKRVRKAIEKSETTSEHTCQLCGGWFDTKIGLSNHVRGHLKRLGKTKWDAHKSPICVLNEMMQNEEKYEKILKALNSRRIIPRPFVAQKFASNDDFLSQNVIPLEAYHNGLKTEDTSVSASEEEGLNFLNECDETKAVLHDEKKNQSLTLIELLKNKRLGEERNPDISPQKIHNQTARKRFVQKCVLPLNEDSPLMYQPQKMDLTMQSEDTDCKR from the exons ATGGATGATTTAGAGATAAATACTGAAGTCACTGGTGctaaagaagaagaagaaatcctATGTGGTGATAATTTCATATCTGAGGAAGAAGGTGGCATTCCTAAACCACAAGAGAGCGACACGTCGTTTCAGAAGAACAGTACATTGACTCTGCCTGAGGAGTTATCAAGGGATAGATCTGAAAAAGCCTTAAGCGGAGGCCAGACTTCTCTATTTATACACGCTGGTGCTCCTACTGTTTCTAGCGAAAACTTTATCTTGTCTAGAGGAACTGCTGTTAATGGACCAGTTTCACACTCCACCTCAACTAAGACTTCCATTATGAATAAAGGCAGTGTTTCATTAACCACTGGACAGCCTGTAGGTCATCACACAGATTCCTGCTCAACTTTGACAGTGGTTCATGATCTTCAGCTGCCTGCAAAGAGTGCAACACAGAAATCAAATCAGCaccaagttttatttttgttacctgATGTAGCACATGCTAAGAACCTGACTCATTCCATTAAAAATCTACCTACCTCTGCTTCAATTGGTTGTGATTCACAGAAATCAGTAGGAAATAGTGTAGATAGCACTTTAGTAGGCCAAGTAGAAGTTTGTGAGGATGATAAAAATCTACTAGTAAAAGACGACTGTGTTGATACATTAACAGACATTTCCTCAGGTACAGGTGGTTTCACATCGGGTTGTGATCCCAGCTGGGATCCACAAAAAGAGTTTATACAGTTTCTTATgacaaatgaagaaacaatgGAGAAGTCTCCTATTCACTGTAAAGTAGGCTTAGAAAAAAAGcgaaaaaggaaaatggatgtTAGTAAAATAACACGCTATACTGAAGACTGTTTTGGTCATACCAGTTGTATTCCTAGTAAATCGAAACTATTAGATGTTGACTTCTTAGAGCAGAATGAGGAGTTACAAATAGTAGAACCGCAGAAATATTCATTGAGTAAAGTAAAGCCTGAATCCACAGATGAAGAGCTTGAAGCTGTTGATGCTATCCAGCAGCTCATTTATAGTCCCACTAGTAACTGTGCAGAAGATACTTCTCCTGTTCACACTAGCACTTTTCTTTccaatactttaaaaaacaaatgtgaacAGAATGATTCTGAATCGCCATCTACTTTCAGTACTGATGAACCATCATTTTATCCCTGTACAAAGTGCAATGTGAATTTTAGGGAGAAGAAACATCTGCATAGGCATATGATGTACCATTTAGATGGGAACAGTCATTTCCGACATCTCAATGTCCCCAGGCCCTATGCATGTAGGGAATGTGGAAGGACATTTCGAGATCGTAATTCACTTCTTAAACATATGATAATTCACcaggaaagaaggcagaaactGATGGAAGAAATCCGTGAGCTGAAAGAGCTTCAGGATGAGGGTAGGAGCGCACGGTTACAGTGTCCACAGTGTGTATTTGGTACCAATTGTCCCAAAACGTTTGTGCAGCATGCAAAGACCcatgaaaaagataaaagatatTATTGCTGTGAGGAATGCAATTTCATGGCTGTGACAGAAAATGAACTGGAATGCCATCGAGGGATCGCTCATGGAGCAGTAGTCAAATGTTCCATTATCGGTAGCGATATGTCccagaggaaaacacagaaaaaggcatccttGAAAGATCCATATTTGGGATCCTCAAAAAAATCATCAACGTATGTGTGTAAGATGTGTCCATTTACTACTTCAGctagaagcattttaaaaaaacacatggaaTATTTGCACCCAGCATCGTGCATTGATCCCTTTGGTAGCCATCTTAgactagaaaaaagaaaaggaagcataaTAGAAGAATCTTTAGATTTTGGTAGCAGGACAAAACAGTTGATCAAACAATCTTCTACTTTTCCAAAGAactctgttttaaaacaggatGTAAAAAGATCATTTGGCTCTGCTTCACAGTCCACTAGCTTCGCAAAACTTCACAAGAGACCCTACAGGATACAGAAGGCTCGGAAAAGCGTTTCACAGTCATCT AAACTTaactctgctgaaaaaaaagacagctatGAAACGGAGGATGACAGTTCATGGGATAATGTTGAACTATGTGATTACACTACACAGTCTGTGGAGGATGAATCTTACAGTGATATTAATCAGGAGCATGTAAACCTATTCCCCATATTCAAAGGTAAAATGGAAGATCATGAAGCTGGTGATAAATCTTCACTTAGTTATGAGCAGAATGATGGCTTTTATTTTGAGTATTATGAAGATGCTGAGGGTAGTAACTTCCTGCATGATTTGCATGATCCTCAGAATTTAGAAAATGTAGGATCAGCATTGCCAAAGCATAATTCAGTTTTCCACTGGACGGATTTGTCGCTTGAAAAGAAGTCCTGTCCGTACTGTCCAGCAACCTTCGAAACAGGTGTTGGACTGTCCAATCATGTCAGAGGACATCTTCACAGAGCCGGACTGAGCTATGAAGCCCGTCATGTTGTTTCACCAGAACAGATAGCAACAAGTGacaaaatgcaacattttaaaagaactggAACAGGAACGCCTGTTAAACGTGTTAGAAAAG cGATCGAGAAATCTGAAACAACTTCTGAGCATACATGTCAGCTCTGTGGAGGCTGGTTTGATACTAAAATTGGATTGTCTAATCATGTGCGAGGACACCTGAAAAGGCTTGGTAAAACCAAGTGGGACGCACACAAGTCTCCGATCTGTGTTCTGAATGAGATGATGCAAAATGAAGAGAAGTATGAAAAAATCCTAAAGGCTTTGAACAGTCGCCGCATTATTCCCAGACCGTTTGTTGCTCAGAAATTTGCATCAAATGATGACTTTTTATCTCAGAATGTTATACCTCTTGAAGCATACCATAATGGCCTAAAGACTGAAGATACATCTGTGTCTGCATCGGAGGAAGAAGGGCTGAATTTCCTAAATGAATGTgatgaaacaaaagcagtactacatgatgaaaaaaaaaatcagtcactTACACTGATAGAACTCCTGAAAAATAAGAGGttaggagaagaaagaaatcctgATATTTCTCCACAAAAGATTCATAATCAAACTGCAAGAAAGAGGTTTGTTCAGAAATGTGTTCTTCCATTAAATGAAGACAGTCCATTGATGTATCAGCCACAAAAAATGGACTTGACTATGCAGTCAG AGGACACTGACTGCAAGAGGTAG